One window of the Gavia stellata isolate bGavSte3 chromosome 9, bGavSte3.hap2, whole genome shotgun sequence genome contains the following:
- the MORN4 gene encoding MORN repeat-containing protein 4, whose protein sequence is MTLTKGSFTYSNGEEYRGEWKEGRRHGVGQLTFADGTAYVGHFENGLFHGCGVLTFPDGSRYEGEFVQGKFNGVGVFTRCDNMTFEGEFKGGRVYGFGLLTFPDGSHGVPRNEGFFENNKLLRREKCPAVIQRAQGASKSAHNLMA, encoded by the exons ATGACCCTCACCAAAGGCTCCTTCACCTACTCCAATGGGGAGGAGTACCGCGGCGAGTGGAAGGAAG GTCGCAGGCACGGCGTCGGGCAGCTGACATTTGCCGATGGCACCGCTTACGTGGGGCACTTCGAGAATGGGCTCTTCCACGGCTGTGGCGTGCTCACCTTCCCCGACGGCTCCAG GTATGAGGGGGAGTTTGTGCAGGGCAAGTTCAACGGTGTTGGCGTCTTCACCCGCTGTGACAACATGACCTTTGAGGGCGAGTTCAAAGGCGGGCGCGTGTACGGCTTCG gtcTCCTGACCTTCCCCGACGGCTCCCATGGGGTGCCCCGCAATGAGGGCTTCTTTGAGAACAACAAGCTGCTGCGGCGGGAGAAGTGCCCAGCCGTCATCCAGAGGGCCCAGGGCGCATCCAAGTCTGCCCACAACCTGATGGCGTGA
- the HOGA1 gene encoding 4-hydroxy-2-oxoglutarate aldolase, mitochondrial, with protein MAFSTRLASPLRPALAALRQAAPGQCRGLSAPSGLGHTLDLRGIFPPLATPFSPTREVDYAQLEGNLCRYTSIPFRGLVVLGSNGEYPYLAPRERLELVSCVRRALPRDRLLLAGSGCESTQATIELTVSMAEVGADVALVVTPCYYRGAMTSAALVQHYTEVADASPIPVVLYSVPANTGLDLPLEAVLALAQHPNIIGIKDSGGDITRMGLMVHKTRQEDFQVLAGSAGFLLASYALGASGGVCALANVLGAPLCQLDRLCREGRWQEARDLQHRLIEPNTAVTRRFGIPGLKKAMEWFGYYGGPCRAPLTPLSPPQVEELRGTFSTNGWL; from the exons ATGGCGTTCAGCACCCGCCTTGCTTCGCCCCTCCGGCCTGCCCTGGCAGCTCTGCGCCAGGCAGCCCCCGGGCAGTGCCGGGGTCTCAGTGCCCCCTCGGGACTGGGGCACACGCTTGACCTCAGGGGCATCTTCCCGCCCCTCGCCACCCCCTTCTCACCCACTCGGGAGGTGGACTATGCCCAGCTAGAGGGGAACCTGTGCCGCTACACCAGCATCCCCTTCCGAG GGCTGGTGGTGCTGGGCTCCAATGGGGAGTACCCCTACCTGGCACCCCGCGAGCGGCTGGAGCTGGTGAGCTGCGTGCGCCGGGCTCTGCCCAGGGACcgcctgctgctggctggctcGGGCTGTGAAT ccacccAGGCCACCATTGAGCTGACGGTCAGCATGGCAGAGGTGGGGGCTGATGTGGCGCTGGTTGTGACGCCCTGCTACTACCGGGGGGCCATGACCAGCGCTGCCCTGGTCCAGCACTACACGGAG GTCGCCGACGCATCCCCCATCCCTGTGGTGCTCTACAGCGTCCCCGCCAACACTGGCCTGGACCTGCCCCTGGAGGCTGTCCTTGCCCTGGCTCAGCACCCCAACATCATCGGGATCAAGGACAGCGGTGGGGAT ATTACCCGCATGGGGCTGATGGTCCACAAGACACGGCAGGAGGATTTCCAGGTGCTGGCGGGATCAGCTGGCTTCCTGCTGGCAAGCTATGCCCTGG GTGCCTCTGGGGGAGTCTGCGCCCTCGCCAACGTCCTGGGGGCCCCGCTGTGCCAGCTGGACCGCCTGTGCCGCGAGGGCCGCTGGCAGGAGGCCCGTGACCTGCAGCACCGGCTCATCGAGCCCAACACAGCG GTCACCCGGCGGTTCGGGATCCCAGGGCTGAAGAAGGCCATGGAGTGGTTTGGCTACTATGGGGGTCCCTGCCGTGCACCTCTCACTCCGCTGAGCCCCCCCCAGGTTGAGGAGCTGAGGGGCACCTTCAGCACCAATGGCTGGTTGTGA
- the ANKRD2 gene encoding ankyrin repeat domain-containing protein 2 translates to MELDVQRAKELIEQKLAEEEEEEKRLKGDGAREPLAVERMNTPELEEEKCHGPRNRGLEAIKGQERVRKSSVDLRREIIDVGSIQRLIELRKQRRQRREERAATPEPPPQPEPLEIEGPVEPETFLRAAVQGKMRVIEKFLADGGPPDTCDEFHRTALHRSSLEGHTDIVQKLLDSGATVDFRDRLDCTAVHWACRGGHLDAVKLLQDRGADLNLKDKLLSTPLHVATRTGHPDIVEHLIHCGVDINSPDREGDTALHDATRLSRYKIIKMLILHGADMMAKNQAGKTPTDLVQQWQVDTRQALETKEQPQGETEVPA, encoded by the exons ATGGAGCTGGATGTGCAACGGGCCAAGGAGCTCATCGAGCAGaagctggcagaggaggaggaggaagagaag CGACTCAAAGGGGATGGTGCACGGGAGCCACTGGCCGTGGAGCGGATGAACACaccagagctggaggaggagaaatgccATGGCCCCAGGAACCGAGGCCTCGAGGCCATCAAG ggCCAGGAGAGGGTGCGGAAGAGCTCAGTGGACCTACGGCGGGAGATCATTGATGTGGGGAGCATCCAGCGCCTCATCGAGCTCCGCAAGCAGCGCCGGCAGCGCCGGGAGGAGCGGGCAGCCacccccgagcccccgccgcaGCCTGAGCCCCTGGAGATT GAGGGTCCCGTGGAGCCGGAGACCTTCCTGCGAGCTGCTGTCCAAGGCAAGATGCGCGTCATCGAGAAGTTTCTGGCAGACGGTGGCCCCCCTGACACGTGTGATGAG TTCCACCGCACGGCCCTGCACCGCTCCTCGCTGGAGGGACACACGGACATCGTGCAGAAACTGTTGGACAGCGGGGCCACTGTCGACTTCAGAGACCGG CTGGACTGCACCGCTGTGCACTGGGCTTGCCGTGGCGGGCACCTGGACGCTGTCAAGCTGCTGCAGGACCGGGGGGCAGACCTCAACCTGAAGGACAAG CTGCTCAGCACCCCCCTCCATGTGGCCACCCGGACCGGGCACCCTGACATCGTGGAGCACCTCATCCACTGCGGGGTGGACATCAACTCCCCGGACAGG GAAGGCGACACGGCACTGCATGACGCCACACGGCTCAGCCGTTACAAGATCATTAAAATGCTGATCCTGCACGGGGCCGACATGATGGCCAAGAACCAG GCTGGTAAGACCCCGACGGACCTAGTGCAGCAGTGGCAGGTGGACACACGCCAGGCGCTGGAGACCAAGGAGCAGCCGCAGGGGGAGACGGAGGTCCCTGCATGA
- the UBTD1 gene encoding ubiquitin domain-containing protein 1 — MGGCVGRQRRERPAAGNPRKRAGRNEPLKKERPKWKSDYPMTDGQLRSKRDEFWDTAPAFEGRKEIWDALKAAAYAVEANDHSLAQAILDGASITLPHGSLTECYDELGNRYQLPVYCLAPPINLILERSEEEAAEPAEPLPNARREFALKVRLSTGKDLRLSASMGDTIGQLKKQLQAQEGIDLAWQRWFFSGKLLTDRTRLQETKIQKDFVVQVIVNQPLPPRN, encoded by the exons ATGGGCGGCTGCGTGGGGCGGCAGCGCCGGGAGCGGCCCGCCGCCGGGAACCCCCGCAAGCGAGCAg gccgCAATGAGCCCCTGAAGAAGGAGCGTCCCAAGTGGAAGAGCGACTACCCCATGACAGACGGGCAGCTGCGCAGCAAGAGGGACGAGTTTTGGGACACGGCACCCGCCTTTGAGGGCCGCAAGGAGATCTGGGATGCCCTGAAGGCAGCTGCCTATGCCGTGGAGGCCAATGACCACAGCCTGGCCCAGGCCATCCTTGATGGAGCCAGCATCACCCTGCCCCACG GGTCCCTGACGGAGTGCTACGATGAGCTGGGCAACCGGTACCAGCTGCCTGTCTACTGCCTGGCACCTCCCATCAACCTGATCCTGGAGAGGAgtgaggaggaggcagcggAGCCTGCCGAGCCCCTGCCCAATGCCCGACGGGAGTTCGCCCTCAAGGTGCGACTCTCGACTGGCAAGGACCTGCGGCTCAGCGCCAGCATGGGTGACACTATCGGGCAGCTGAAGAAGCAGCTGCAGGCACAGGAGGGCATCGACCTGGCCTGGCAGCGCTGGTTCTTCTCAGGCAAGCTGCTCACCGACCGCACACGGCTGCAGGAGACGAAGATCCAGAAGGATTTTGTTGTGCAAGTGATCGTCAACCAGCCTCTGCCGCCCAGGAACTGA